A region of the Oncorhynchus gorbuscha isolate QuinsamMale2020 ecotype Even-year linkage group LG02, OgorEven_v1.0, whole genome shotgun sequence genome:
ttcctcctcctcttctcctttaccaCAGCGACACCAGGGATATTGAAATCTGGCTCTGGGTCGGGAGCAGCACTGTTGTCCCCTACCAGCAGGGTGAAGGAGCTGACTCCACAGAGAGACCTGGAGGCTTCAGGGCCCACCCTGAACTTCTCAACCTTGCGGAGAACCTGAGGTGTCTGAAGCTTCTCAAATCCAAACAGGGTCTCCCGACGCTGAGGAGATGAGGAGTACATGACCTGGTGACTTTCAAATGAAGGGTCCCCTATGCTTAGGCGGGTATAAGACCTCCGCACCTTTTGTGACCATGCTGAGTCTTCTGGGTTTGCTGCAGCCTGTGGACAGGGTGGTGAGGGGGCCAAGATCGGGGAGAGCATGGTGGCTTTTGGTGTAGGGACCTGGGCAGGTCCTGGGGTATAGATTTGGGACTTCTTAGGACTGCCTTCAATCAATCTTTGTTCATTTTCTGTGTGGTCCTCAGAGGGGACCTGAAACAAAATCAATTGTGCACATATGACTGGGTTAATATAAAATAGCAGAAGgaccaaacatttaaaaaactatGCAGCTTATTATGGAAACCGATTTGCTGTGTTCTTTCAACTCACATTGACTTGTGTTTTCCTGGGTGCAATCTTCCTCACAGTGATGCAGCGTTTTACGGCATCTGTAGGAGCCTGTGGATTACAGTAACATAATTTGACAAAATACTGAAATGACTGAAGATGTTTGCAGGATGCAGCTTGACTATGTCAATAGGTAAATTGAAATGTTACTAGTTCTGAAAGACTGGTGGTGTTTAGTTCTAGCTGCTGACAAAGTTACTACTCACAGAGTTGGAGACATTATCATTTGGAGAGGTCAACCGCATTGACCTCCTTCGTGGCTGGCAGGTAGAATCTGGTATGATAAGACAAAGAATGGCCCAACCATAAACAATTTTACCTAACCGGCAGCTTTACAATGGTGTGTGATCTTTGTAGCCAGTAGCAACATGACTTGACTGGTAAAGACCCTTGACTGCTAAAGTTGAAGAGACAGTTGTTTAGTCTACTGTCAAGATAAGTCCATGTCCAAAGCCATctgttgtgaagatccagctgtaTGCTTTAATATGTAAAGACAGACATGAtggtgtcccacttgttgttgattcttcacaaaaaaatacagttttatatctttatgtttgaagcctgaaatgtagcaaaaggtcgcaaagttcaagggggccgaatactttcgcaaggcactgtacgtagatcatccattcacctactctgcgtcttccaaagacacagcagttggaaccaaaaatctcaaatttggactcatcagaccaaaaggacagatttccaccgggctaatgtccattgctcgtgtttcttggcccaagcaagtctcttcaaccatgaaggcctgattcacgcagcctCTGCtttacagttgatgttgagatgtgtatgttacttgaactctgaagcatctatttgggctgcaataactctaatgaacttttatcctctgcagcggaggtaactctgggtcttcctttccagtggAGGTActgatgagagccagtttcatcatagtgcttgatggtttctgcgactgcacttgaagaaacctttaaagttcttgacattttccacattgactggccttcatgtcttaatgtaatgatggactgtcatttatctttgcttatttgaacggtagcctagtggttagagcgttggactagtaaccgaaaggttgcaagattgaatccccgagctgacaaggttaaaaaaaaaactgtcattctgcccctgaacaaggcagttaacccactgttcctaagccgtcattgaaaataagaatttgttcttaactgacttgcctagttaaataaaggttttttaaaaatcaatacaaataaggctatcttctgtataccacccctaccgcgtcacaacacaactgattaaaTCATACgaattaaggaaataaattccccaaattcacttttaacaaggcacacctgttaattgaaatgcattccaggtgactacctcatgaagctggttaaaaGGATGCCaaacgtgtgcaaagctgtcatcaaggcaaagggtggatactttgaagaatcccgAGGCACATTTTCGGATATAGCGGGTGTGAAATAAAGAACAAAATAACACAAATACTGACCAGCCAAAACGGGTTGTGGTGTCTCGTTGGTCATCCTTGCCGCCTATCCAGCTTGATTTACCAATATAAAATCagtagctaacaagctagctTACGAAATGAGAAAAGATAATTGTATAGTTAACAAATAAATATAAAAAGCTGACTAGGCCCCTAATAACTAATGCAAAACCGATGTAATGCAATATTGCGAGTGGATAACTTGCTAGCTAGATAAATACTGTAGTAGTTCACTTTGCTTGATCTCCCTAGCTGAAGTCCTACTCGTTTCAAAATTGCCCGCCTGGAAGTACCGAAGTGCTAGATTGCCACTTCCTGTCCGTTGTTTACGTCTCTCTACAACCATTTACTTCAGTACTGCACTAAACTATGATAAACTCCAGAATAGTAGGCGGAAACACAGGGCTAGATCAAATAAATAGATTAACACTCCAGTATACACCTTTCATTTTGTTGCAaccgccaaataaaaatgtaatgaaGAAAACCTACGATAAACACAGATAGAAACATTTGCCAGAGATTTCAACGGATGTATACGTTTGAAGCATCCGGTGGGCGTTTCTACTCACTACCGAATATGGCGATGACAAGAAGCCCAGTGGGAAAGGATGGAGCGAGATGGATTCTATTTCTATTCTGAAAACAATAATTGTATTTTCCTAAAACGAAAACCTGTtacgaacagagtggactaagttttgtagatTTGACCCTTTgcaaagttttaaaaaattgcGTTGTTTAGGAGTGCAAGGGCGAAATTAGTTAATACGCACGTGCACGTCATAGAGTAGGCGAAAATATGCAGCTACGTGCTTAGAACGCgccaatattattattatgaacaaAACAAATACAACAATAGAAATATACAAACAAAGAGTACATCACCTAACAGACAGGAGTATTAGATATCGAGATACATTTTCAATTTGTCAAAACGTTTTATGGTACGTAACGTTATTGCTTTTTTGTTTTCACACTTATTGATTATTTCAAAATAATACTTAAATTCTATTTTAAACAATGTGAAGAGGGGTTGTTCTCCACACACTTCATAACATTTTTAAACAATGACGATAAAATCTGATCGTTGATCTGCTCTCGCCAAACCAATTTTAACCTGACAACCTCAATTAAAAACTGCACAAactaatatttttttattttttttattttttattaatatcaaatcaatacataaagcatatgagggaacacaagcatacattgATTACAAACAATATACAATCGAGCTAGGgagtacaatatcacattacaaatacacaaggaccttaagggacatgcatatacttacaattctaacagcttttttgttagtagagcatttaaccgtcttaaaattcAGCACAAACTA
Encoded here:
- the LOC124007563 gene encoding sororin-like isoform X2; this translates as MRLTSPNDNVSNSAPTDAVKRCITVRKIAPRKTQVNVPSEDHTENEQRLIEGSPKKSQIYTPGPAQVPTPKATMLSPILAPSPPCPQAAANPEDSAWSQKVRRSYTRLSIGDPSFESHQVMYSSSPQRRETLFGFEKLQTPQVLRKVEKFRVGPEASRSLCGVSSFTLLVGDNSAAPDPEPDFNIPGVAVVKEKRRRKVPQIKLAELDDLAAKMNAEFEEAEGFELLVE
- the LOC124007563 gene encoding sororin-like isoform X1, translating into MTNETPQPVLADSTCQPRRRSMRLTSPNDNVSNSAPTDAVKRCITVRKIAPRKTQVNVPSEDHTENEQRLIEGSPKKSQIYTPGPAQVPTPKATMLSPILAPSPPCPQAAANPEDSAWSQKVRRSYTRLSIGDPSFESHQVMYSSSPQRRETLFGFEKLQTPQVLRKVEKFRVGPEASRSLCGVSSFTLLVGDNSAAPDPEPDFNIPGVAVVKEKRRRKVPQIKLAELDDLAAKMNAEFEEAEGFELLVE